From Juglans regia cultivar Chandler chromosome 6, Walnut 2.0, whole genome shotgun sequence, the proteins below share one genomic window:
- the LOC109010899 gene encoding magnesium dechelatase SGRL, chloroplastic-like translates to MCYVSSMACHCACYAFFQSPQRDFLNKTKFKPSCRSSPVLLSSINNTGVSYNPLVSEAARLFGPPARFEASKLKVIYMGEDLNKCSGIIPRTYILSHCDFTANLTLTISNVINLDQLNGWYNKDDVVAEWKKVNDQMCLHVHCFISGPNPLLDLAAEFRYHIFSKELPLVLKAVLHGDSVLFGEHPELLNALVRVYFHSSLQKYNRTECWGALKNAAVGRQGDQTQGLLSGSEDGLTQKWRRPKSIIQVLFAFLL, encoded by the exons ATGTGTTATGTATCTTCCATGGCCTGCCATTGTGCCTGCTATGCTTTCTTCCAATCACCACAGAGGGATTTCCTCAACAAAACAAAGTTTAAACCATCATGCAGATCGAGTCCTGTTCTCCTTTCTTCCATAAACAATACTGGAGTCTCGTACAATCCTCTTGTCTCTGAG GCTGCTAGGCTTTTCGGTCCTCCGGCAAGATTCGAAGCTTCAAAGCTGAAAGTAATTTACATGGGAGAAGACTTGAACAAGTGTTCAGGAATTATTCCAAGAACCTACATCCTATCCCACTGTGACTTTACTGCTAACTTAACCTTAACTATCTCTAATGTCATCAACCTTGATCAG TTGAATGGATGGTATAATAAGGATGATGTAGTTGCAGAATGGAAGAAAGTGAACGATCAAATGTGTCTTCATGTCCATTGCTTTATCAGTGGTCCCAATCCCCTGCTAGACCTGGCTGCTGAGTTTAGATACCACATATTCTCGAAGGAATTGCCTTTG GTGCTCAAAGCTGTACTACATGGAGATTCAGTACTTTTTGGAGAGCATCCGGAGTTACTGAATGCTTTGGTGAGGGTATATTTCCATTCTAGTTTGCAAAAGTATAATCGGACAGAATGTTGGGGTGCTCTAAAGAATGCTGCAGTG GGAAGACAAGGGGACCAAACCCAAGGGTTATTAAGTGGAAGTGAAGATGGTTTAACGCAGAAGTGGAGACGCCCAAAATCCATCATCCAAGTTCTTTTTGCCTTCCTTCTTTGA
- the LOC109010898 gene encoding probable methyltransferase PMT25, with protein MAQVKYSRVDGRKSSSYCSTISIVVFVAFCLVGIWTLMSSIVPTQNSDLTSEQAVNQVVTEKGSRQFDNSGGLPEDSTKEDSNTRNDQNIIERESGNVAEENQEEVATKESSDSEQTGLEERQGNNESDLVEGENKINTDESQDGPKQVDEVLGETVEKDAAENNKEIQEKNQGSDELLPAGAQSEILNETNTQNGAWSTQAIESENEKESQQSSITKDDSDCRWKLCNVTAGPDYIPCLDNWQAIRKLPSMSHFEHRERHCPDEAPTCLVPLPKGYRQPIKWPESRGKIWYYNVPHTKLAVVKGHQNWVKITGEYLTFPGGGTQFINGALHYIDFIQKSLPAIAWGKRSRVILDVGCGVASFGGFLFERDVLAMSFAPKDEHEAQVQFALERGIPAISSVMGTKRLTFPSGVFDVVHCARCRVPWHIEGGKLLLELNRVLRPGGYFVWSATPVYRKNPEDSGIWKAMSELTKSMCWDLVVIGEDKLDGVKAAIYRKPTSNECYEKRPQNVPPICKESDDPNAAWNVPMQACMHKVPINASERGSRWPEQWPRRLEKAPYWLNSQVGVYRKGALEDFTADYKHWRNVVSKSYLNGMGINWSSVRNVMDMRAVYGGFAAALKDLKVWVMNVVPIDSPDTLPIIYERGLFGIYHDWCESFNTYPRSYDLLHADYLFSTLKRRCNLAAVFAEVDRILRPEGKLIIRDDGETVDEVEKMVKSLKWEIRLIYSEDNKGLLCVQKTLWRPTEMETIKSAIA; from the exons ATGGCTCAGGTGAAATATTCTCGAGTCGATGGGAGGAAGTCTTCAAGTTACTGTTCAACCATATCTATAGTGGTTTTCGTTGCATTTTGTTTAGTTGGGATTTGGACTTTAATGTCGTCCATTGTTCCAACTCAGAATTCGGACTTGACTTCAGAGCAAGCCGTAAATCAAGTGGTGACTGAAAAGGGTTCTAGGCAATTCGACAATTCAGGTGGTTTGCCTGAGGATTCTACAAAAGAAGATAGCAACACAAGAAATGACCAAAACATAATCGAAAGGGAGTCTGGGAATGTTGCCGAGGAAAATCAGGAGGAAGTGGCTACAAAGGAGAGCTCTGACAGTGAGCAGACAGGCTTAGAGGAGAGACAGGGTAACAATGAATCAGACTTGGTTGAgggtgaaaataaaattaacacaGACGAGAGTCAAGATGGACCAAAGCAGGTAGATGAAGTGCTTGGTGAGACCGTCGAAAAGGATGCTGCTGAGAATAACAAGGAAATCCAGGAAAAAAATCAGGGCTCAGATGAGCTTTTACCTGCTGGTGCTCAGTCTGAAATTTTGAATGAAACTAACACTCAAAATGGGGCTTGGTCAACCCAAGCAATAGAGTCCGAGAATGAAAAGGAATCACAACAATCTTCAATAACTAAGGATGACAGTGACTGCAGATGGAAACTTTGTAATGTAACTGCTGGGCCAGACTACATCCCTTGCCTTGACAATTGGCAAGCTATTAGAAAGCTGCCAAGTATGAGCCACTTTGAACATCGAGAAAGGCATTGCCCTGATGAAGCTCCAACATGTCTTGTTCCTCTACCTAAAGGATATAGGCAGCCAATTAAGTGGCCGGAAAGCAGAGGAAAG ATATGGTATTACAACGTTCCCCACACAAAGCTTGCAGTGGTTAAGGGGCACCAAAATTGGGTTAAAATTACCGGTGAATACCTCACTTTTCCTGGTGGTGGAACTCAGTTCATAAATGGTGCTCTTCACTACATCGATTTCATTCAAAAA TCACTTCCTGCCATTGCATGGGGGAAAAGAAGCCGTGTGATATTAGATGTTGGGTGTGGAGTGGCTAGCTTTGGAGGTTTTCTTTTCGAAAGAGATGTTCTTGCAATGTCTTTTGCTCCCAAAGATGAGCACGAAGCTCAAGTACAGTTTGCACTTGAACGAGGAATCCCTGCCATATCGTCAGTTATGGGAACTAAAAGACTTACCTTCCCTAGTGGTGTATTTGATGTTGTGCACTGTGCACGCTGTAGGGTCCCATGGCACATTGAAG GTGGTAAACTTCTTTTGGAACTGAATCGCGTCTTGCGACCTGGTGGTTACTTTGTCTGGTCTGCTACTCCAGTTTATCGGAAGAATCCTGAAGACTCGGGCATTTGGAAAG CAATGTCTGAGCTAACAAAGTCAATGTGCTGGGATCTGGTGGTGATTGGAGAGGACAAATTGGATGGAGTGAAAGCAGCAATATACAGAAAACCAACTTCCAACGAGTGCTATGAAAAGAGGCCGCAAAATGTGCCTCCCATATGCAAAGAATCTGATGATCCTAATGCTGCCTG GAATGTACCGatgcaagcatgcatgcacaaaGTGCCAATCAATGCATCAGAGAGGGGGTCTCGCTGGCCTGAGCAATGGCCACGAAGGTTGGAGAAAGCACCTTACTGGTTGAATTCTCAGGTTGGAGTCTATCGCAAAGGTGCTCTGGAGGATTTCACTGCTGACTACAAACACTGGAGAAATGTTGTTTCCAAGTCATATTTGAATGGGATGGGAATCAATTGGTCTTCCGTGAGAAATGTTATGGACATGAGAGCTGTATATGGAGG GTTTGCTGCGGCACTAAAGGACTTGAAAGTGTGGGTTATGAATGTGGTCCCGATTGACTCTCCGGACACACTCCCAATAATATATGAGCGTGGTTTATTCGGAATATATCACGACTGGTGTGAATCATTTAATACCTATCCCAGATCTTACGATCTTCTCCATGCAGACTATCTCTTCTCAACTCTTAAAAGGAG GTGCAACTTAGCGGCAGTGTTTGCAGAGGTTGATAGGATCCTTAGGCCAGAAGGAAAGCTGATCATACGGGACGATGGTGAAACCGTAGATGAAGTCGAGAAAATGGTTAAATCTTTAAAGTGGGAGATCAGATTAATTTATTCAGAAGACAATAAGGGATTGCTCTGTGTTCAGAAGACATTGTGGCGTCCCACAGAGATGGAGACAATTAAGTCAGCTATCGCTTAA